A single Pyxicephalus adspersus chromosome 8, UCB_Pads_2.0, whole genome shotgun sequence DNA region contains:
- the CZIB gene encoding CXXC motif containing zinc binding protein isoform X2 yields the protein MAKMEHSQKKQPAPSPKFALQLKANLENITRLRPVGEDFRWFLKLKCGNCGEVSDKWQYITLMDSTPLKGGRGSASMVQKCKLCSRENSIDILSTSLQPYNAEDSETFKTIVEFECRGLEPIDFQPQAGFAAEGAETGTPFNEINLQEKDWTDYDEKAQESVGIYEVTHQFKKC from the exons ATGGCCAAGATGGAGCAttcacagaagaagcagcctgctCCTTCACCG AAATTTGCACTACAGCTCAAGGCCAATCTTGAGAACATCACACGGCTTCGGCCAGTGGGAGAGGACTTCCGATGGTTTCTGAAG CTAAAGTGTGGGAACTGCGGCGAGGTATCGGACAAATGGCAGTACATCACCCTAATG GACAGTACCCCTTTGAAAGGAGGCAGGGGCAGTGCCAGCATGGTACAGAAGTGTAAGCTGTGCTCCAGGGAAAATTCTATTG ATATACTGAGCACATCACTACAGCCGTATAAT GCTGAAGACAGCGAAACCTTTAAGACCATAGTGGAGTTTGAGTGTCGAGGACTGGAACCTATAGACTTTCAGCCACAG GCAGGCTTTGCTGCTGAAGGTGCAGAGACTGGGACACCCTTCAATGAAATTAATTTGCAAGAAAAG GACTGGACGGATTATGATGAAAAAGCCCAGGAATCTGTGGGAATCTATGAGGTGacacatcaatttaaaaaatgttga
- the CZIB gene encoding CXXC motif containing zinc binding protein isoform X1 — MAIFHHTSLAGCRGGCGTSHVTLSGFPFSTLLTVRRAVKKVVSDVMVKFALQLKANLENITRLRPVGEDFRWFLKLKCGNCGEVSDKWQYITLMDSTPLKGGRGSASMVQKCKLCSRENSIDILSTSLQPYNAEDSETFKTIVEFECRGLEPIDFQPQAGFAAEGAETGTPFNEINLQEKDWTDYDEKAQESVGIYEVTHQFKKC, encoded by the exons ATGGCGATCTTTCATCACACTTCTCTCGCTGGTTGCCGTGGAGGCTGCGGGACTAGTCACGTGACTCTTTCCGGGTTCCCCTTCAGTACTCTGCTGACTGTGCGACGTGCTGTAAAGAAAGTGGTCAGTGACGTCATGGTG AAATTTGCACTACAGCTCAAGGCCAATCTTGAGAACATCACACGGCTTCGGCCAGTGGGAGAGGACTTCCGATGGTTTCTGAAG CTAAAGTGTGGGAACTGCGGCGAGGTATCGGACAAATGGCAGTACATCACCCTAATG GACAGTACCCCTTTGAAAGGAGGCAGGGGCAGTGCCAGCATGGTACAGAAGTGTAAGCTGTGCTCCAGGGAAAATTCTATTG ATATACTGAGCACATCACTACAGCCGTATAAT GCTGAAGACAGCGAAACCTTTAAGACCATAGTGGAGTTTGAGTGTCGAGGACTGGAACCTATAGACTTTCAGCCACAG GCAGGCTTTGCTGCTGAAGGTGCAGAGACTGGGACACCCTTCAATGAAATTAATTTGCAAGAAAAG GACTGGACGGATTATGATGAAAAAGCCCAGGAATCTGTGGGAATCTATGAGGTGacacatcaatttaaaaaatgttga
- the MAGOH gene encoding protein mago nashi homolog — protein sequence MGSDFYLRYYVGHKGKFGHEFLEFEFRPDGKLRYANNSNYKNDVMIRKEAYVHKSVMEELKRIIDDSEITKEDDALWPPPDRVGRQELEIVIGDEHISFTTSKIGSLIDVNQSKDPEGLRVFYYLVQDLKCLVFSLIGLHFKIKPI from the exons ATGGGCAGCGATTTCTACCTCCGGTATTATGTGGGGCACAAAGGAAAGTTCGGCCATGAGTTCTTGGAGTTCGAGTTTCGGCCGGACG GTAAACTTCGATACGCCAACAACAGTAACTACAAGAATGATGTCATGATCAGAAAagag GCTTATGTACACAAGAGTGTAATGGAGGAACTGAAACGTATCATAGACGACAGTGAAATCACAAAGGAAGATGATGCACTGTGGCCCCCACCTGACAGAGTTGGTCGACag gagCTGGAAATCGTGATCGGAGATGAGCATATATCTTTCACAACTTCCAAAATTGGTTCCCTTATAGATGTAAACCAATCCAA ggaccCTGAGGGACTTCGAGTTTTCTATTACCTTGTCCAAGATCTAAAGTGTTTGGTCTTCAGCTTGATTGGGCTTCACTTTAAAATTAAGCCAATTTAG